AGCCCGGCATACATGAGCTGGGTGCTGCTGCGCTCGGGCGCACTGTCGGACGCGCTGGCTGCCCGAGTAAGTGTTTGATACGCCGCGTTGCAGCAGGCGGCGCCGAGCACCAGCAGCACGCCGGTCAGCGGCACCTGCGAGCCGGGACGCACCACGATCAGCACGCCACAAAAGCCCAGCGCGATGGACACAATGGTCCAGCGACCGGGCCGCTCATGCAGAAACCACGACGACAGAATCGTGGTCAGGATCGGCGTCAGGAAGAAGATTGCCGTCCCCTCGGCCAGCGGCACATAGCCGAGCGCAGCGAAGTAGAACAGCGTCACCCCCACCATCATCACGCCGCGCACCCACTGCACCCAGGCGCGGCGCGGGCGGAACAGGCGCACGCCATCGCGCCCGGAAAAAATGGCCAGCACCACGAGGAAATGGCCGAAGTAGCGCGACCAGGTAGAAGCGCCCACCGGAACGCCCTGTGCGCCCAGGTACTTGCCGCTGGCGTCGAGACAAAGCAGTAGCGCCAGCCCGACCAGCATCAGGAGGATGGCGCGCCGGTGATCGTGTGAGGCATGCATCTGCCTGCATTTTGCACGCTGGGAGCTATTCCGCCGTGGACGCCAGCCGCTCCGTTTGTACGGGCGAGCAATTCAGCAGCGGACGGTCGCCGCCGCCAGTGACAGAATGTCGGCCATGATGATCACACCAGTCATACTTTGTGGCGGCAGCGGCACCCGTCTGTGGCCGCTCTCGCGCTCGCACATGCCCAAGCAGCTGCTCGCCGTGCACGACGAGGCGACCATGCTGCAGGCCACGGCGCAGCGACTCGCTGACTTCGATGCCGCTGCCAGCAGCGCGCCCATCGTGGTCTGCAACGACTCGCACCGTTTCGTCACCCGCCGGCAGTTGATGGAAATTGGCGAAAGTCATGCCCAGTTGATTGCCG
This is a stretch of genomic DNA from Casimicrobium huifangae. It encodes these proteins:
- a CDS encoding DMT family transporter; translated protein: MHASHDHRRAILLMLVGLALLLCLDASGKYLGAQGVPVGASTWSRYFGHFLVVLAIFSGRDGVRLFRPRRAWVQWVRGVMMVGVTLFYFAALGYVPLAEGTAIFFLTPILTTILSSWFLHERPGRWTIVSIALGFCGVLIVVRPGSQVPLTGVLLVLGAACCNAAYQTLTRAASASDSAPERSSTQLMYAGLVGALLMTLAAPLWWTPGWYLDKSLITWVVFLMTGVLGALGHLLLIRAYRLAQATVIAPWMYMQLLLSVAIGWLVFGAVPDTVTLVGMLVIGVSPQLTRLK